The following coding sequences lie in one Arthrobacter sp. PGP41 genomic window:
- a CDS encoding sugar isomerase domain-containing protein, with protein sequence MTDAADLGATYLARITALLERIHGEEQASISKAASLLADQIAADRLIHIYGPGGHSNLASQEVFFRAGGLMHVSAILDEGTMLSGGALRSMAMERTPGYGRIVIENAGLTPGDVLILVNAYGINTALIDAALAAGALGVRTIGVSSRGHADGTAAGHPARHPSGSNLHDVVDLHIDTKVPIGDAVVELPGVTEKIGAVSTFANAYTLNWLVQCTIKELTERNIEPPVWRSGNAPGGDEANRKFLDRFKGRVHSL encoded by the coding sequence ATGACTGACGCGGCGGACCTGGGCGCCACTTACCTGGCACGGATCACGGCCCTCCTGGAACGGATTCACGGCGAAGAGCAGGCCTCCATCTCGAAGGCGGCTTCGCTCCTTGCCGACCAGATAGCTGCCGACCGGCTCATCCATATTTACGGGCCGGGCGGCCATTCCAACCTCGCCAGCCAGGAAGTGTTCTTCCGCGCCGGCGGCCTGATGCACGTCTCGGCGATCCTCGATGAGGGGACCATGCTATCCGGCGGGGCGCTGCGCTCCATGGCCATGGAACGGACGCCCGGCTACGGCCGCATCGTGATCGAAAACGCGGGACTGACGCCCGGGGACGTGTTGATCCTTGTGAACGCTTACGGAATCAACACCGCACTCATCGACGCTGCCCTGGCGGCGGGTGCGCTGGGCGTGCGGACCATTGGCGTCTCCTCACGGGGGCATGCCGACGGCACGGCAGCCGGCCACCCCGCACGGCACCCGTCGGGATCCAACCTGCATGACGTCGTCGACCTTCACATTGACACGAAAGTGCCGATCGGAGACGCCGTCGTCGAGCTGCCGGGCGTCACCGAGAAAATCGGGGCCGTTTCGACCTTCGCCAACGCCTACACCCTCAACTGGCTGGTGCAGTGCACCATCAAGGAACTGACGGAGCGCAACATCGAGCCGCCTGTCTGGCGGTCGGGTAACGCCCCTGGCGGCGACGAAGCCAACCGAAAGTTCCTGGACAGGTTCAAGGGCCGGGTGCATTCCCTGTGA
- a CDS encoding alkaline ceramidase, with product MNDASITTDHSGSSCLQVGAASVEVSVPAGTMMSGFAARVEPSTGVHDPLTVRALVIDGFCWVTVDVCGLDGPTCRTIADCIPFREGHAVISATHTHSGPCAMRGGLGDCDPDIIEAISAAAAVAVKDASNSREPCQAYYGSFAGLGIAKNRRHPGRAIDPALQVVVFKRDDGTARAWLVQYPCHPVVLGADNRLVSGDYPAFVRSHLERAAPGSTAVFLTGAAGDVNTGHSAESSYSQAAAEHRTFEEAERIGGLLGEAAAQARTSGKPLGGVILAAAASIDLSFEVLDARIPAESAAYWTKLMADAAPGQRALLQTWIDWAARDHLLRDMKWRGTVTVLRLGSLLVVALPGEPFLRCAERIQEAFATPVIVAAYSNGCPGYFPTADEYDHAGYEVTDAHRYYGMPAPFKRGSAEQLVETAIELGRRLL from the coding sequence ATGAACGACGCATCCATCACAACGGACCACAGTGGCAGCAGCTGCCTGCAGGTGGGCGCCGCCTCCGTGGAGGTTTCCGTCCCGGCCGGCACCATGATGTCCGGATTCGCCGCACGCGTGGAGCCGAGCACCGGCGTCCATGACCCCCTGACCGTGCGGGCACTTGTTATCGACGGCTTCTGCTGGGTGACGGTGGATGTGTGCGGCCTCGACGGACCCACCTGCCGGACCATAGCGGACTGCATCCCCTTCCGCGAAGGGCATGCCGTGATCAGCGCCACCCACACCCACTCGGGGCCGTGTGCCATGCGTGGCGGTTTGGGGGACTGCGACCCGGACATCATCGAGGCCATCAGCGCGGCCGCGGCAGTGGCCGTCAAGGATGCCTCCAACTCCCGGGAACCGTGCCAGGCCTATTACGGATCCTTTGCGGGCCTTGGCATTGCCAAGAACCGGCGGCACCCCGGGCGTGCAATAGACCCCGCACTGCAGGTTGTGGTCTTCAAGCGGGACGACGGGACAGCCAGGGCCTGGCTGGTGCAGTATCCGTGCCATCCCGTTGTGCTTGGCGCCGACAACCGGCTGGTTTCCGGGGACTACCCGGCCTTCGTGCGGAGCCACCTTGAGCGCGCAGCCCCAGGTTCCACCGCTGTCTTCCTGACCGGGGCCGCCGGCGATGTCAATACCGGTCATTCGGCTGAGAGTTCCTATTCCCAGGCAGCGGCTGAGCACCGGACGTTCGAGGAAGCTGAACGGATAGGAGGACTGCTCGGCGAGGCCGCGGCCCAGGCACGGACCTCGGGCAAGCCGCTCGGAGGGGTCATTCTGGCTGCAGCAGCATCCATCGACCTCTCCTTCGAGGTACTTGACGCCCGCATCCCTGCGGAATCAGCGGCCTACTGGACTAAGCTCATGGCGGACGCGGCGCCCGGGCAAAGGGCCTTGCTGCAGACCTGGATCGACTGGGCGGCACGGGACCACCTGCTGAGGGACATGAAATGGAGGGGGACGGTGACAGTTCTCCGGCTGGGCAGCCTGCTGGTGGTGGCACTGCCAGGGGAACCCTTCCTCAGGTGTGCCGAGCGCATCCAGGAAGCCTTCGCCACTCCCGTCATCGTTGCCGCCTACAGCAACGGCTGTCCAGGGTACTTTCCCACTGCCGACGAATATGACCACGCAGGATACGAAGTCACGGACGCCCATCGTTATTACGGGATGCCCGCCCCCTTCAAGCGGGGCAGCGCGGAGCAGCTGGTGGAAACGGCCATTGAACTGGGACGGCGGCTGCTGTGA
- a CDS encoding MBL fold metallo-hydrolase — MEVVTIETPQLGDRTYLVHDGEVGIVIDPQRDTDRVEKAVADAGVRITHVAETHIHNDYVTGGLQLAKEHNAAYLINAADDVPYARQPISDGDTVQVGRMVLKAVATPGHTHRHLSYIVTDGERQAVFSGGSLLYGSVGRTDLVSDDDTVPLAHHQYASVRRLVDEAGRDARLYPTHGFGSFCSSRPASVAESSTIGEQLKENHALTDPDEDHFVQELIHNLTAYPSYYAHMAPINLAGPTAPALELPDSLDQDELASRLQRGEWVVDLRNRIAFARSHLSGSVSFEYGDGTKFTAFLGWVLPWDEQLTLVGERQDIENAIRDLSRIGIDNPDAAIGSGPAEIAPAAPTSSYASAGWQEVLQKPKDECILDVRRTDEFERAHIREATNIPVHELLRRMDEVPPGRLWVHCGSGYRAAVAASLLQRAGRDVVHIDASFRDAKKAGLTLA; from the coding sequence ATGGAAGTCGTCACCATCGAAACGCCCCAGCTTGGCGACCGCACCTACCTGGTCCACGACGGCGAGGTGGGCATCGTCATCGATCCCCAGCGGGACACCGACCGGGTGGAAAAGGCCGTGGCGGACGCCGGGGTGAGGATCACGCACGTTGCCGAGACGCACATCCACAACGACTACGTCACGGGCGGACTGCAGCTCGCCAAGGAACACAACGCCGCCTACCTGATCAACGCCGCGGACGACGTCCCGTACGCCCGCCAGCCGATCTCGGACGGAGACACGGTGCAGGTGGGAAGGATGGTCCTCAAGGCGGTGGCCACGCCCGGGCACACCCACCGCCACCTCTCCTACATCGTCACGGACGGCGAGCGCCAGGCCGTGTTCTCCGGAGGGAGCCTGCTCTACGGCTCCGTGGGGCGCACCGACCTGGTCAGCGACGATGACACCGTGCCGCTCGCCCACCACCAATACGCCTCGGTGCGGCGCCTGGTGGACGAGGCCGGCAGGGACGCCCGGCTCTACCCCACCCATGGCTTCGGCTCCTTCTGTTCCTCACGCCCGGCCAGCGTGGCCGAATCCTCCACCATCGGCGAGCAGCTGAAGGAAAACCATGCACTGACGGATCCGGACGAGGACCACTTCGTCCAGGAGCTCATCCACAACCTCACGGCATACCCCTCCTATTACGCCCATATGGCTCCGATCAACCTGGCAGGCCCCACGGCGCCGGCCCTGGAACTGCCGGACTCCCTGGACCAGGATGAGCTGGCGTCCCGGCTGCAGCGGGGAGAGTGGGTAGTGGACTTGAGGAACCGCATTGCCTTCGCCAGAAGCCACCTCAGCGGCAGCGTCAGCTTCGAATACGGCGATGGCACCAAGTTCACCGCATTCCTTGGCTGGGTCCTGCCCTGGGACGAACAGCTGACCCTCGTGGGTGAACGCCAGGACATTGAGAATGCCATTCGGGATCTTTCCCGCATCGGGATCGACAACCCCGACGCCGCAATCGGCAGCGGGCCCGCGGAAATCGCGCCCGCGGCACCCACGTCTTCCTACGCCAGTGCTGGCTGGCAGGAAGTGCTGCAGAAGCCCAAGGACGAGTGCATCCTTGATGTCCGCCGCACAGATGAGTTCGAACGGGCCCATATCCGGGAGGCAACGAACATCCCGGTCCATGAACTGCTGCGCCGCATGGACGAGGTGCCCCCCGGGCGGCTGTGGGTGCACTGCGGTTCCGGGTACCGCGCGGCAGTGGCGGCGAGCCTGCTGCAGCGCGCAGGCCGCGACGTGGTGCACATCGACGCAAGCTTCCGCGACGCGAAGAAGGCCGGCCTCACCCTGGCCTAA
- a CDS encoding 6-phosphogluconolactonase produces the protein MQHSDLTVSAAQYGTLAVRAYPGKNELGKAAGEHAARVIADAIRANGTARVMFAAAPSQEDTLKTLIAATDVDWSRVECFHMDDYVGLRPDAPQGFGNWLQRLVFDSVTPKDFHRINTAGDASQGAEDYARVMGSAPFDLVLCGLGVNGHLAFNDPPADFNDQKAARVIHLDDVSRQQQVDEGHFERLEDVPTHAVTVTIPRLLNAAAIVASVPGSAKKQAVEDTLTRAVSGTHPGTILRTHPNASLYLDDESDPR, from the coding sequence ATGCAGCACAGTGACCTCACCGTGAGCGCAGCTCAATACGGGACGCTCGCCGTCCGCGCCTACCCAGGGAAGAACGAACTCGGCAAGGCAGCCGGGGAGCATGCTGCCCGGGTCATTGCGGACGCAATCAGGGCCAACGGCACGGCCAGGGTCATGTTCGCTGCGGCGCCCAGCCAGGAAGACACCCTGAAAACGCTTATTGCCGCCACAGACGTCGACTGGTCCCGTGTGGAGTGCTTCCATATGGACGACTACGTTGGGCTCCGTCCTGATGCCCCGCAGGGCTTCGGAAACTGGCTGCAACGGCTGGTTTTCGATTCAGTCACGCCCAAGGACTTCCACCGCATCAACACGGCCGGCGATGCTTCCCAGGGGGCGGAGGATTACGCCCGCGTCATGGGGTCAGCTCCCTTCGACCTCGTGCTGTGCGGCCTCGGCGTCAACGGGCACCTGGCCTTCAATGATCCGCCCGCTGATTTCAATGACCAGAAGGCTGCCCGCGTGATTCATCTGGATGACGTCTCACGGCAGCAGCAGGTTGACGAGGGCCACTTCGAGCGGCTGGAGGACGTGCCCACCCACGCCGTGACCGTGACCATTCCGCGTCTGCTCAACGCGGCGGCGATCGTTGCCTCCGTTCCGGGCAGTGCAAAGAAACAGGCGGTTGAAGACACCCTCACCAGGGCCGTTTCAGGAACGCACCCCGGCACGATTCTTCGAACCCACCCCAATGCGTCCCTGTACCTCGACGATGAGTCCGACCCGCGATGA
- a CDS encoding AGE family epimerase/isomerase: MQDLTGSGFSPGAHLQDIILPWWDSNGADDLHGGVLTCFSNDGVLESSDKYTWSQGRWAWLCAEIAADARSGLLTVDGDKWSRRALQTAEFVRTHSVLEGGLTAFRTDQAGGPLPSGPNGELATSVFADLFAVLGLAGAATDPAYPEPARSAASATADEVAASSLARIRSRTALTAPYPVRPGFCDLAGPMTLLHAGSELYKSTGSEAARNAVAFALGQLFGGPGQAPMLQEKQWWEFRPDSVQDEESLLARHRTPGHLLELLWMLIHSQEAMGDSAAALPDWLPGLALRALELGWDEEHGGLLRYVDKDGGVPAGTLFGGDPYEELVQSTWSTKLWWVHAEAMYATKLLARHYGGCGFEEWNAKITDYTLATFPHPGGQEWTQIRDRQGAPLDMVVALPVKDPFHIARTLVFLNRLEKDDLHAAQ; this comes from the coding sequence GTGCAGGACCTGACAGGATCCGGTTTCTCTCCCGGCGCCCACCTCCAGGACATAATCCTTCCGTGGTGGGACAGCAACGGCGCGGATGACCTTCATGGCGGCGTCCTGACCTGTTTTTCCAACGACGGCGTCCTGGAGTCGAGTGATAAATACACCTGGTCGCAGGGACGCTGGGCGTGGCTGTGTGCCGAAATTGCCGCCGATGCGCGCTCCGGGTTGCTGACGGTCGACGGCGACAAATGGTCCAGGCGGGCACTCCAGACGGCCGAGTTCGTCCGGACCCACTCCGTGCTGGAGGGCGGACTCACCGCCTTCCGGACAGACCAGGCCGGAGGTCCTCTGCCCTCGGGCCCGAACGGTGAACTCGCCACCAGCGTGTTTGCCGACCTGTTCGCGGTCCTCGGCCTTGCAGGGGCAGCAACGGACCCGGCATATCCGGAGCCGGCCCGGTCAGCGGCGTCGGCCACCGCTGACGAAGTCGCGGCCAGCTCCCTGGCGAGGATACGGTCACGGACTGCTTTGACTGCCCCCTATCCGGTCCGGCCGGGCTTCTGCGACCTCGCAGGTCCCATGACACTGCTTCACGCCGGGTCCGAGCTGTATAAGTCAACGGGCTCGGAAGCGGCACGGAACGCCGTGGCTTTTGCGCTCGGCCAACTGTTTGGCGGGCCGGGACAGGCGCCAATGTTGCAGGAAAAGCAGTGGTGGGAGTTCAGGCCGGACTCGGTTCAGGACGAAGAATCACTCCTGGCCAGGCACAGGACGCCCGGGCACCTCCTGGAACTTTTGTGGATGCTGATCCACAGCCAGGAGGCCATGGGGGATTCCGCGGCAGCCCTCCCCGACTGGCTGCCAGGACTTGCCCTGCGCGCGCTGGAGCTTGGCTGGGATGAAGAGCACGGAGGGCTCCTCCGCTACGTTGACAAGGACGGCGGAGTACCAGCCGGGACACTCTTTGGCGGTGACCCCTATGAGGAGCTTGTTCAGTCAACCTGGAGCACCAAGCTGTGGTGGGTGCATGCGGAAGCCATGTACGCCACCAAACTTCTTGCCCGCCACTACGGCGGCTGCGGCTTCGAAGAGTGGAATGCAAAGATCACCGACTACACGCTTGCAACCTTTCCACATCCGGGCGGACAGGAATGGACGCAGATCCGGGACAGGCAGGGAGCGCCGCTGGACATGGTGGTTGCCCTCCCTGTCAAGGATCCGTTCCACATCGCACGGACTTTGGTATTTCTCAATCGGCTCGAAAAGGATGATTTACATGCAGCACAGTGA
- a CDS encoding extracellular solute-binding protein has translation MKQFEFLPGKQLSRRQLLTGTAALGSVLAAGALTGCGGNAQASGVRDIGFWHLLSGGDGIKMQAMINGANQANPAFKVHPTVLAWGPPYYTKLAMASAGGRPPELAIMHASRVPGYAPGGLIDPWDLSLLAENGVTEANFAPRIWEKSRQNGKVFSIALDSHPFVMFYNTDIARKAGVLAGNGQLQEVASPQEFVAVAKEMQKVTQAHGLSFGYLGSGSQMWRLFYTLYKQHGADIILTPGQPMKVDREAAIESLEFMASLFDDTIAAKSGDISTGIAEFARGGSGMLFSGVWELPTLKKAGLPVDAATIPTLYGTPAAYADSHSFVLPRQLNVDDAKRRDVYKFVSDVLKGSLSWAEAGHIPAYQPVVQSQAYKDLTPQAHYANAADVIAYDPESWFSGSGSDWQTYFAETVQNVLLGRDKAAAGWDAFEERTNHLLSRPNPV, from the coding sequence GTGAAGCAGTTTGAATTCTTGCCAGGGAAGCAGTTGTCCCGGCGGCAGTTACTGACAGGAACGGCCGCCTTGGGCAGTGTCCTGGCAGCAGGCGCACTGACGGGCTGCGGCGGAAACGCCCAGGCTTCCGGCGTGCGGGACATCGGGTTCTGGCATTTGCTGTCCGGTGGCGACGGCATCAAGATGCAGGCGATGATCAACGGCGCCAACCAGGCCAACCCGGCGTTCAAGGTGCATCCCACCGTGCTGGCGTGGGGGCCGCCGTACTACACCAAACTGGCCATGGCCTCGGCAGGCGGACGTCCGCCGGAGCTCGCGATCATGCATGCCAGCCGGGTGCCGGGCTACGCCCCCGGCGGCCTGATCGACCCCTGGGACCTCTCGCTGCTGGCAGAGAACGGAGTGACGGAGGCAAACTTCGCCCCGCGGATCTGGGAGAAGAGCCGGCAGAACGGCAAGGTGTTCTCCATCGCCCTGGATTCACACCCGTTCGTCATGTTCTACAACACGGACATCGCCCGCAAGGCCGGAGTCCTGGCCGGCAACGGGCAACTGCAGGAAGTGGCTTCCCCGCAGGAGTTCGTGGCGGTGGCCAAGGAAATGCAGAAGGTCACCCAGGCCCATGGATTGTCCTTTGGCTACCTGGGCAGTGGTTCCCAGATGTGGCGGCTTTTCTACACGCTCTACAAGCAGCACGGCGCGGACATCATCCTGACGCCGGGCCAGCCGATGAAGGTTGACCGGGAGGCAGCCATTGAGTCGCTGGAATTCATGGCATCGCTTTTTGATGACACCATCGCGGCCAAGAGCGGCGACATCAGCACGGGCATCGCGGAGTTCGCCCGCGGCGGCTCGGGCATGCTGTTCAGCGGCGTCTGGGAGCTGCCGACGCTCAAGAAGGCAGGCCTGCCGGTGGACGCGGCCACCATCCCCACGCTCTATGGCACCCCTGCTGCCTACGCAGACTCGCATTCCTTCGTCCTTCCGCGACAGCTGAACGTGGACGACGCGAAGCGCCGCGATGTCTACAAGTTCGTCAGCGATGTCCTCAAGGGATCCCTGTCCTGGGCAGAAGCGGGCCACATCCCCGCGTACCAGCCGGTGGTCCAGTCCCAGGCCTACAAGGACCTCACGCCGCAGGCGCATTACGCCAACGCAGCCGACGTCATCGCCTACGATCCCGAGTCCTGGTTCAGCGGCTCGGGCTCCGACTGGCAGACCTACTTCGCGGAGACCGTACAGAACGTCCTCCTTGGCCGCGACAAGGCAGCCGCAGGTTGGGACGCCTTCGAAGAGCGCACCAACCACCTTCTTTCCCGGCCCAACCCGGTCTAA
- a CDS encoding sodium:solute symporter family protein — MHALDWIVLSGYFLVMVGIGWWSKRRVHNAADFFTAGGKMPWWLAGISHHMSGYSAAVFVGYAALAYTTGFAVYVWWAISITIACVVGSFLFAPRWPRLRQRLGIISPLEYLTTRYNLPAQQVLAWSGTALKIFDVAAKWAASAILLESFAGVPLSVGIILVGGVTMVYSTIGGLWADALTDFGQFVIQFVAAIALLIAAMAKLGGFSSIFGIWEQLPPSHSAPFGGNLTIAFFLAYIVISTVSYNGGTWNLAQRFIAAPTGSSAKKSILLSGGLYLVWPLVLFFPMWAAPLLLPNLAKPEQSYALLTEMLLPAGLVGLVLAGMFSHTMAMTSSDANAISSVITRDIIPALRRSKKPLTSKTELAAGRLSVFLFIGLSMLIALSADSFGGVLGLLILWFGALVGPIAIPMLLGMLAPFKRCGPSAALFSWAAGLIVFAVNKYVLTAQVAALGDLAQAVSVAAPILASIAVYCLMGVIRPWRNEESDALVDSLNVDVPDEVEENAIAAGVRA; from the coding sequence ATGCACGCTTTGGACTGGATCGTTTTGTCGGGATACTTCCTCGTGATGGTGGGGATCGGATGGTGGTCGAAGCGCAGGGTTCATAACGCTGCCGACTTCTTTACTGCCGGCGGCAAGATGCCGTGGTGGCTCGCGGGAATTTCGCACCACATGTCCGGCTATTCGGCGGCCGTGTTCGTCGGTTATGCCGCACTGGCCTACACAACTGGATTTGCCGTTTACGTCTGGTGGGCAATAAGCATCACTATCGCGTGCGTCGTCGGGTCGTTCCTGTTCGCACCGCGCTGGCCGCGGCTGCGCCAGCGCCTGGGCATCATCTCCCCGCTGGAGTACCTCACCACCCGCTACAACCTTCCGGCCCAGCAGGTTCTTGCATGGTCGGGAACCGCGCTGAAGATTTTTGACGTTGCCGCCAAATGGGCAGCCAGCGCCATCCTGCTCGAATCCTTCGCCGGAGTCCCGCTGTCTGTCGGCATCATCCTCGTCGGCGGCGTGACCATGGTGTACTCAACCATCGGCGGCCTTTGGGCAGATGCGCTGACCGACTTCGGGCAGTTTGTCATCCAGTTCGTTGCAGCAATCGCCCTGCTGATTGCGGCCATGGCGAAGCTTGGCGGGTTCTCCTCAATCTTCGGCATCTGGGAGCAGCTGCCGCCATCCCACTCCGCTCCCTTCGGCGGAAACCTGACCATCGCGTTCTTCCTCGCCTACATCGTCATCAGCACCGTTTCCTACAACGGCGGCACCTGGAACCTCGCCCAGCGCTTCATTGCCGCACCCACCGGATCTTCGGCCAAGAAATCGATCCTTCTCTCCGGCGGCCTGTACCTGGTGTGGCCCCTGGTTCTGTTCTTCCCGATGTGGGCAGCGCCGCTGCTTCTGCCCAACCTGGCCAAGCCGGAGCAGTCCTACGCGCTGCTGACCGAAATGCTGCTGCCCGCAGGCCTGGTGGGGCTGGTCCTTGCCGGTATGTTCTCGCACACGATGGCCATGACCTCCTCGGACGCCAATGCAATTTCGTCAGTGATCACGCGTGACATCATTCCGGCCCTGCGGCGGTCCAAGAAGCCGTTGACCTCCAAGACCGAGCTGGCGGCAGGCAGGCTGTCCGTATTCCTGTTCATCGGACTTTCGATGCTCATCGCACTGTCCGCGGATTCCTTCGGCGGAGTCCTGGGCCTCCTGATCCTGTGGTTCGGCGCCCTTGTCGGCCCGATCGCCATTCCCATGCTGCTGGGCATGCTTGCTCCGTTCAAGCGCTGCGGTCCCTCAGCAGCGCTGTTCTCCTGGGCCGCCGGCCTGATCGTGTTCGCCGTGAACAAGTACGTGCTCACAGCGCAGGTGGCAGCGCTGGGCGATCTTGCCCAGGCGGTCTCGGTCGCCGCCCCGATCCTCGCCTCCATCGCGGTCTACTGCCTCATGGGGGTCATCCGGCCCTGGCGCAACGAGGAGTCAGACGCCTTGGTCGATTCCCTGAATGTCGATGTTCCCGACGAGGTCGAAGAGAACGCCATCGCCGCGGGCGTGCGGGCATGA
- a CDS encoding LacI family DNA-binding transcriptional regulator, whose protein sequence is MRATVKDVARRAGVSPKTVSNVMNGIVPVSGATRSKVEQAILELDYVPNLSARGLRNGRSGVIALALPDLGTPYSAEIAHNIVEVAHEQGWIVQIEETGSDPQREHELMVRARSNLIDGLILNPVVLDESAVQVGVALPPVVLLGEVAQKLADRVYVDSVGAARDMTLALAASGRRRIAVLGTTEGRGSAAAIQRTQGYEEALGILGIDRDESLLIPCERWTPQTAADALTAYLDSRPLPEALFCFTDSMAIGALSVLWKRGLRIPDDIAVAGFDDIADGRYAVPSLTTVSFDKRAIASEALRLLTERMADRGQEQRVVSIDYSIVERDSSRG, encoded by the coding sequence TTGCGCGCAACGGTCAAGGATGTCGCCCGCCGCGCCGGGGTTTCGCCCAAGACTGTCTCGAACGTGATGAACGGCATCGTTCCGGTGAGCGGGGCCACCCGGTCCAAGGTGGAGCAGGCCATCCTCGAACTGGATTACGTGCCCAATCTCTCCGCCCGGGGGCTGCGGAACGGGAGGTCCGGGGTGATTGCCCTGGCCTTGCCTGACCTGGGCACGCCGTACTCGGCAGAAATTGCCCACAATATCGTTGAAGTGGCGCATGAGCAGGGCTGGATCGTGCAGATCGAGGAGACCGGCTCGGATCCCCAGCGCGAACACGAACTCATGGTGCGCGCCCGCTCCAACCTGATAGACGGGCTGATCCTGAACCCGGTGGTGCTGGACGAGAGTGCCGTGCAGGTGGGCGTTGCCCTGCCGCCCGTGGTCCTGCTCGGTGAGGTCGCGCAAAAGCTCGCCGACCGCGTGTACGTGGACAGCGTCGGCGCCGCGCGGGACATGACCCTGGCCCTGGCCGCGTCCGGGCGACGCCGGATCGCCGTCCTGGGAACCACCGAGGGCAGGGGATCCGCCGCGGCGATCCAGAGGACGCAAGGTTATGAAGAGGCCTTGGGGATCCTGGGCATTGACCGGGACGAGTCGCTGCTGATCCCCTGCGAAAGATGGACGCCGCAGACTGCCGCCGATGCGCTCACGGCCTACCTGGACTCGCGTCCGCTCCCGGAGGCGTTGTTCTGCTTTACGGATTCCATGGCCATCGGAGCCCTGAGCGTGCTCTGGAAGAGGGGCCTGCGCATACCGGACGACATTGCTGTGGCGGGGTTCGACGATATTGCCGACGGCCGCTATGCCGTGCCGTCGCTGACCACTGTCTCCTTCGACAAGCGCGCTATTGCCAGCGAAGCCCTGCGCCTCCTGACGGAGCGGATGGCGGACCGCGGCCAGGAACAGCGCGTGGTTTCCATCGACTACAGCATCGTGGAGAGGGACAGCAGCCGCGGCTGA
- a CDS encoding N-acetylglucosamine-6-phosphate deacetylase: MTVQTARGRDAARGDVLTVRYDDGYIVSVERRHDPNASDLPVLSPGFVDAQVNGYLGLDVNGPDTDSMVIERITEELARIGVTTWVPTVITASEDAISHALRCVEKARNADARVRDAIPSVHVEGPFISDQDGARGVHDASQVRAIDPEEVRRWGAITRIGVVTVSPHWADAPRGIREICAMGVRISIGHTHATAAQVLGAIDAGATLSTHLGNGIAPMIPRHPNAIWTQLADDRVTCGLIADGHHLPSETLEVMLRAKGTRGAFLVSDMTAVAGKPPGRYATPVGGSVDLDEHGRLSHVGSELLAGAAASLPDGLRNVVRSTSLGLGQALKLVTENPARTLPGARPGLGTLQPGAPADMVLVSDSGTVLEVIRSSPRREEIGP, encoded by the coding sequence GTGACAGTGCAGACCGCCAGGGGCCGCGACGCGGCCCGCGGGGACGTCCTCACTGTCCGGTACGACGACGGATACATCGTCTCCGTTGAACGCAGGCACGATCCCAACGCCTCGGACTTGCCCGTGCTGTCCCCCGGATTCGTCGACGCGCAGGTCAACGGTTACCTGGGACTTGACGTCAACGGGCCCGACACCGACAGCATGGTGATCGAGCGAATCACCGAGGAACTGGCGCGGATCGGCGTGACCACATGGGTGCCCACCGTCATCACCGCCAGTGAAGACGCGATCAGCCACGCACTCAGGTGTGTGGAGAAGGCCCGGAACGCGGATGCACGGGTGCGGGATGCCATTCCCAGCGTCCACGTTGAAGGGCCCTTCATTTCGGACCAGGACGGGGCGCGCGGAGTGCACGACGCCAGCCAGGTCCGGGCCATTGATCCCGAGGAGGTGCGGCGGTGGGGCGCCATCACCAGGATCGGCGTGGTGACAGTATCGCCGCATTGGGCTGACGCGCCGAGGGGAATCCGGGAGATCTGTGCCATGGGCGTCCGGATTTCCATCGGCCACACCCATGCAACCGCGGCCCAGGTCCTCGGGGCCATCGACGCCGGGGCAACACTGTCAACCCACTTGGGCAACGGTATTGCCCCGATGATTCCGCGCCATCCCAACGCCATCTGGACCCAACTGGCCGACGACCGCGTAACCTGCGGCCTGATAGCTGACGGCCACCACTTGCCGTCCGAAACACTGGAGGTCATGCTGCGCGCCAAAGGAACCCGCGGGGCATTTCTCGTTTCGGACATGACGGCGGTTGCCGGGAAGCCACCGGGGCGCTACGCGACTCCTGTGGGTGGAAGTGTTGATCTTGATGAACACGGCCGGCTCTCACATGTGGGCAGCGAGCTTCTGGCCGGCGCCGCTGCCAGCCTTCCCGACGGCCTGCGCAACGTAGTCAGGTCAACGAGCCTGGGTTTGGGGCAGGCGCTCAAACTCGTCACGGAAAACCCGGCACGGACACTGCCGGGAGCCCGTCCAGGGCTGGGAACGCTGCAGCCCGGCGCGCCTGCGGACATGGTCCTCGTCTCGGATTCCGGAACGGTGCTGGAGGTCATCAGGTCCTCGCCAAGGCGGGAGGAGATCGGCCCATGA